The Lysobacter gummosus sequence GCGGCGCGGCCCGCAGGATCGAAGCCAGCGCCGCCCGTCTCGAAAACGCGGCCAGCGCCAGCGAACTGGCGCAACTGGCCGGCGTGCTCGCCGGCGATGTCGCCGACCTCAGTGCGATGGCCAACGCCATCGAACCCATTGCAGCCGCGGAGCCGGCACGCACCGAACCCAAGCGCAAAGCCGGGACCGCCTCGCGCCGCAACCGAAGCAATCTCGTCATGCCCTATTTCTCCTTTCTGACGCGGGGCTGAGCCATGACCGCAATCCAATGGAGCGACGGCGCTCCGATCTATCGCCAGCTCAAGGAGCGCGTCGTCGCGATGATGCTCGACGGCGTGCTCAAGCCCGGCGATGCCCTGCCCTCCGTGCGGCAGGTCGCAGCCGAATACCAACTCAACCCCATCACCGTCTCGCGCGCCTACCAGGAGTTGGCCGACGAGTCGCTGGTCGAAAAACGCCGAGGCCTGGGCATGTACGTGACCGAAGAAGCCGCAAGGAAACTGCTCATCAACGAGCGCGAACGCTTCTTGCGCGAAGAATGGCCGCTGGTCATCGAGCGCATCACCCGACTGGGCCTGAGCGCGCAGGAACTGCTCGGCGGCGCGGCGGCCGACAACGCCGGCAACGACAAGGCGGACGCATCATGACCAATGCCATCCATATCGATCCGGGCCACATCGTCACCGCGCGCGGCTTGCGCAAGGCGTACCGCAACAAGCTCGCGCTCAACGACACCACCTTCGACATCCCCGCCGGCCGCATCGTCGGCCTGATCGGCCCCAACGGCGCCGGCAAGACCACCGCGCTCAAGGCCATCCTCGGCCTGATCGCGTTCGACGGCGAACTGTCGGTGCTGGGCCGCGACCCGCGCACCCAGCGCGACGAACTGATGCGCGATGTGTGCTTCATCGCCGACGTCGCGGTGCTGCCGCGCTGGCTGAAGGTGCGCGAGGCGATCGACTTCGTCGCCGGCGTGCACCCGCGCTTCGACCGCGCCAAGTGCGAGCGCTTCCTGCACGGCACATTGCTCAAGCCGGACCTGCGCGTTCGCGAAATGTCCAAGGGCATGATCGTGCAACTGCACCTGGCCCTGGTGATGGCCATCGACGCGCGCCTGCTGGTGCTGGACGAGCCGACCCTGGGCCTGGACATCCTGTATCGCAAGCAGTTCTACCAGCGCCTGCTGGAGGATTACTTCGACGAGAACAAGACCATCGTCATCACCACCCACCAGGTCGAGGAGATCGAACACATCCTCACCGACGTGATGTTCATCCGCGACGGCAAGATCGTCCTGGACTGCCCGATGGAAAACCTCGGCGAGCGCTTCACCGAAGTGCTGATCGACCGCGACAAGGCCGAGCACGCGCGCAGCCTGGGACCGCTGGACGAACGCGCCCTGCCCTTCGGCAAGACGGTGATGCTGTTCGACGGCGTCAACGCCGCCCAGCTCACCGGCCTGGGCGAAACCCGCACACCGGGCCTGGCCGACCTGTTCGTCGCCACCATGAAGGGGACCTACGCATGAATGCCGCCGCCCAAGACCTGACCACCCCGGCCGCACCGCGCGCAGTGGCCGCCTTCCCGCCGCAGCAAGTGTTCAAGATGCTGCTCAAGCGCGAGTTCTGGGAACACCGCGGCGGTTTCCTGTGGGGACCGCTGATCGCCGGACTGATCGCGATCGGCTTCGCCGTGATCGGCATCCTCGCCGGTTCCGTGCTGTTCCATAAGGTCGCCGCCAACAGCGGCGACGGCGTCAACGTCCACATGAGCGGCGGCGACAGCCTCGGCGGGGTCGGCGACATCGCCCTGGCCGGCGGCCTGGGCATGGTGTTCACGGTGTTCGTGTTCGTGGTGTTCTTCTACGCCCTGGGTTCGATTTACGACGAGCGCAAGGACCGCAGCATCCTGTTCTGGAAGTCGCTGCCGGTCTCCGACACGCAGGCGGTGCTGTCCAAGCTGGCGTGGGCACTGGTGCTGGCGCCGCTGCTGGCGGCGGTGATCGGGCTGGGCGTGGGACTGGTGATGTGGGTGCTCGCCTGGCTGGCGGCGGTGCTCAACGGCCTGGACGGCGCCTCGGCGATCTTCACCCAGGCCCATCCGCTGCAACTGATCGCGCAGATCGCGCTGGCGATCCCGGTCTACGCACTGTGGGCGCTGCCGACCATCGGCTGGCTGATGCTTTGCTCGGCCTGGGCGCGCAGCGTGCCCTTCGTCTGGGCGGTGGTGATCCCGCTGCTGGCCTGCGTGTTCATCAGCTTCCTCGACATCATGCCGGGCATCGACATCCCGCACGGCGCGATCTGGTACACGGTCGGTCTGCGCGGTCTGCTCAGCGTGGTGCCGGGTACCTGGTTCCTCAACGAACAGGTCGCCGCCAACACACAGAACGCAGCCACGCATGGTCCCGAAGCGTTGGCCCAGTCGATCAACATCACCAGCAGCCTGCACGCCCTGACCACGATCGACCTGTGGATCGGTGCGGTTCTCGGTGCGGCGATGGTGTACGCCGCGATCCGCCTGCGCCGCTGGCGCGACGAGGGCTGAGTCCGTGCCTCCCGCCCGCGCACCCCGCGGGCGGGATCGGCGGCCCCGCGCCGCCGAACGGCCTCAACCGTTTGCGCCTTCGCCGCATCTCTAAGCTTCCACCCTTATCCGGAGCGTCCAATGCGCCTGCCTACCGCCCTCCTCTCCGCCGCCATGCTGCTGCCGCTGGCCGCCCAGGCCGCCGACCGCTGCGACAACGCCCAGCCGCGCAATTTGCAACTCGACCTGGCCGGGGTCAAAGCCGTGGTATTCGCGATCGGCTCCGACGATCTGACCGTCAAGGGCGCCGCCGGCGCCAAAGGCGCGGTCGAAGGACAGGCCTGCGCGTCCAACGCCGCCGATCTGGCCGGCCTGACCCTGACCCAGCAACGCGTCGGCGACAAGCTGGTGGTCACCGCCGCGCACGCCGACAAGATCAGCCTGAATTTCAACGGCCAGCGCCACATGAAATTGCACGCCACGGTGCCCGACAACCTGATGGTGCAACTCAAGGTCGGCTCCGGCGACGCCTCGGTCGAGAACGTGTCGGCGCTGAGCGCGGACGTGAACTCCGGCGACATCAACATCAGCCGCGTGCGCGGCCTGGTAACCGCGCAAGTGGGCTCGGGCGACATCGATCTGGACAAGATCGGCTCGCTGCAATTGCTGCGCCTGGGCTCGGGCGATCTGAAGGCGCGCGGCATCGCCCGCGACGTCAGCATCGGCTCGGTCGGTTCGGGCGATGTCGAACTCAACCAGGTCGGCGGCTCGGTCGAACTCAAGCGCCTGGGTTCGGGCGATCTGGACGTCAGCGACGTGCGCGGCAATCTGCGCGTGAGCAGCGTCGGCAGCGGCTCGGTGCATCACCGCGGCGTCGCCGGCCGCATCGATATTCCGCAGGAAGACTGACCGCGACGGCGCGTGTACGCACGCGCCGTCGCCTCCCTCCTACCGCCGGCGCTGCGCGCGCTCAGGACTCCGTCATGAAAGCCTCGCTTTCGCTGCTGCATCCCGTCGCCGTGCTTGCAGCCCTGGTGCTGACCGTGTCGAGCGCGGGCTGCTCGAAGTCGCCCGAACGCCCGCTCCACATTTCGGTGATCGATCACATCAACATGGTCGGCGACCATGTGCTGGTGAAAGGCGACGGCGAGCATCGCGCCGAAATCGCCCCCGACGGCGCCCTGAGCATCGACGGCAAGGCGCAAACCCTGAGCGCGGCGCAGCAGGCGATCAGCCGGCGGTACTACCAACAGGCCATGGGTGTCGGCCAGGACAGCGTCGCGATGGGCAAGGCCGGCGCGGCGATGGCCGGCCAGGCGGTGAGCACCGCGGTCGAGGAGCTGAGCAAGGGCCAGCCGGAGCAGATCGGCAAGAAGGTCGAAGCCGAAGCCTCGAAGCTGCAGGCGCGGGCGATGAAGATGTGCGATCGCATCGCCAGCCTGCGCGGCGCGCAGGACGAACTGCGCGCCTCGTTGCCGGCGTTCGCGCCGTTCGCCAAAATCGACGCCGACGTGGCGAAGGATTGCCGCCGCTAGTTCAAAGCGAGCCGCCGGTCGCGGCCCGCCGTTCGCCACCAGGCCCTGCGCGAGCAAGGCCGTGGCCGATAACCGCCCCCCGGACGCCGGCTTATTCCAGTTCGTCGCCCGAGCCCATGCCCGCGCCCGCGCCGCTGTCGCGGGTATTCTTCTGCACCGCGATCGCCGCGAACAGGCTCAACGCATAGGCCATGCCGTAGAAGCCTTTCTCGCTGAAGCTGATCTGCGCGTTCCACAGGCCGATGAACAACAGCAGCAGCGCGCTGACCACCGACACGCAGGCCAGGCCGTAGTAGATGTTCGTGACCGGGACGCCTTCCATCCGGTCGCGCACCGCCTTTTGCACCGACACGGCGGCGAACAGGCCGTAGAGCAGCAGGGTCAGGTAGTAGCCTTTTTCGTTGAGTTGCATGCTCGCGTTCCACAGGCCGATCAGATAGGCCAGTGCGCCGAGCATGAGCGCGGTCCACGAAGCGCCGACGAAAGCCGCCGAGGGTTTGCCGGAAATGGCACGGTTCATATCGCATCCTTGAGCGTTGGTAGCGGCGGGCAAATGCCAAAGTCGCCGTCGAAAGACGGGCTGCCGTGCGGGCGCTCCCAGCCCGCGCGCTCACTATGCCAAGCGCCCGCGGCGCTGTCATCCGCGATCAAGCGATCGCGCGCGCGATCGCATCACGCCAGCCGGACCGGCCCGCCTGATGCGCAGCGTGATTGCCTGGGTTCGCGGCCCGCGGCGACCGCGCCGCGTTGAGACTCGAAGAGAAACCGCGAACCTGTGTGAGCCGGCGCGCGGGCTTGAACGCCTGCGCCGGCGCGCGACGGCGAAACCGTCGCTCACCTTGCCCGTGCTTTTACCGATGCCCGGGCCGGAACCAGTCCCGGCCCGGGGCGACCGGTCAGTGCTTCGGTGCGACTTGAGCGACCGTGGCCTGCGCGGCTTGCGCCGCCGCGGGCGCGGCCTTCGCGGTCAGATCGATCTTGACGCTCTCGCCGAAGGGAATGAATTGCGGCTTGCAGGCAGCGCAAACCAGCAGCGAGAGGACAGCGGCGTACCGAAGAAAATGCCTGGACTTCATGAGCGATGCTCCATCGTTATGGCTGGCCGGATCGGACCAGTGATTTCTGGGGGAGAAACTCGTCCGCGCGGAGCATCCGGCGCCGCGCGGAACGGACTACATAAACCGCCAATATGAAACCCGGCATGGCGCCACGGTTACCGCTCAATAACCGTCCGCCCGCGCCGGGTATCGGCGGGTGCGCCCGGCGGCCGAGACCGCCGGTTCCGCGGCGCAACGCCGCGAGGACGGCGCGCCAGGGAATCTGTACGCGGATAAAGATAGCCTGGGACCGTAATGGTCCAATCCGCATGGCCCCTAGTCGCAGCCCGGCGCGGCCCCCTGTCCGACACGCGGAAAGATTATCCGGCGCGATGCCGGTTACCTCCCCTGTGCGCGCCGAGGATATCCAAGGGCCAACAACGGAACCCCCAATTCGGTCGCGAAACAAAATCCTGGAACATTTACGCGCTAAAACCTTCACTTGGCCTTGACGCGACGCGCGAGGATTTTGCGCGAAGCCGCGGTCCGGCTCAACCTCCCCCACCCGCGCCGCCGGCCTGAATGCCGCCGCGAGTCAGCACGCCGGGATCGAGCAGGCGGCGCAATTGCTTCTCCGACAGACCGCTGGTCTCCACCGCCACCTCCAGCACCGGCCGTCCTTCCTTATAAGCCTGTTTGGCGATCGCCGCGGCTTTTTCGTAACCGATGATCGGATTGAGCGCGGTGACCAGGATTGGATTGCGGTCCAGCGCCTCGCGCACATGCGCCTGACGCACCTTGAGCCGGGCGATCGCGCTGTCGGCCAGCAGCGGCATGCTGCGGGCAAGCAGGCGGATCGAATCGAGCAGGTCGAAGGCGATCAGCGGCAGCATCACGTTGAGCTGGAAATTGCCGCTCTGCCCGGCCACGGTGATCGCGCTGT is a genomic window containing:
- a CDS encoding GntR family transcriptional regulator, whose translation is MTAIQWSDGAPIYRQLKERVVAMMLDGVLKPGDALPSVRQVAAEYQLNPITVSRAYQELADESLVEKRRGLGMYVTEEAARKLLINERERFLREEWPLVIERITRLGLSAQELLGGAAADNAGNDKADAS
- a CDS encoding ABC transporter ATP-binding protein, producing MTNAIHIDPGHIVTARGLRKAYRNKLALNDTTFDIPAGRIVGLIGPNGAGKTTALKAILGLIAFDGELSVLGRDPRTQRDELMRDVCFIADVAVLPRWLKVREAIDFVAGVHPRFDRAKCERFLHGTLLKPDLRVREMSKGMIVQLHLALVMAIDARLLVLDEPTLGLDILYRKQFYQRLLEDYFDENKTIVITTHQVEEIEHILTDVMFIRDGKIVLDCPMENLGERFTEVLIDRDKAEHARSLGPLDERALPFGKTVMLFDGVNAAQLTGLGETRTPGLADLFVATMKGTYA
- a CDS encoding DUF4097 family beta strand repeat-containing protein is translated as MRLPTALLSAAMLLPLAAQAADRCDNAQPRNLQLDLAGVKAVVFAIGSDDLTVKGAAGAKGAVEGQACASNAADLAGLTLTQQRVGDKLVVTAAHADKISLNFNGQRHMKLHATVPDNLMVQLKVGSGDASVENVSALSADVNSGDINISRVRGLVTAQVGSGDIDLDKIGSLQLLRLGSGDLKARGIARDVSIGSVGSGDVELNQVGGSVELKRLGSGDLDVSDVRGNLRVSSVGSGSVHHRGVAGRIDIPQED
- a CDS encoding DUF2884 family protein; the protein is MKASLSLLHPVAVLAALVLTVSSAGCSKSPERPLHISVIDHINMVGDHVLVKGDGEHRAEIAPDGALSIDGKAQTLSAAQQAISRRYYQQAMGVGQDSVAMGKAGAAMAGQAVSTAVEELSKGQPEQIGKKVEAEASKLQARAMKMCDRIASLRGAQDELRASLPAFAPFAKIDADVAKDCRR
- the yiaA gene encoding inner membrane protein YiaA, with product MNRAISGKPSAAFVGASWTALMLGALAYLIGLWNASMQLNEKGYYLTLLLYGLFAAVSVQKAVRDRMEGVPVTNIYYGLACVSVVSALLLLFIGLWNAQISFSEKGFYGMAYALSLFAAIAVQKNTRDSGAGAGMGSGDELE